The Streptomyces sp. NBC_01244 genome contains a region encoding:
- a CDS encoding ATP-binding SpoIIE family protein phosphatase: MNFTRWSARFPGTQRRAAARSEHAAAQAKRGEGSVPAARGAAGHSATGPDGCPADHTVRGTGSVPGAGCAPAAADGTATPAPSLDELSVRDVLDRLPALVALVHGPEHRVAYVNDAYTAGFGARAPGAPAHLALPELGDLGLLPLLDQVQRSGKPRTAKNRTAPGGTSSYTVTCTPIEFPKTKADADGSHAHAGVGAAFGSGSATGSEGEAEAHTGTGVLIHLADVTDHAEAVERLRASERRQREAAVTLQRSLLPQELEQPDDLRVAATYQPGGTEAAVGGDWYDVITLGAGRTALVIGDVMGRGVRAAAVMGQLRTAVRAYARLDLPPHEVLQLLDGLAAEIDASQIATCVYAVHDPNEGLLAYASAGHLPILVRDEDGTVRRAADPTGPPLGTGGWLHTSGTIALGPGSTAVLYTDGLVERRGEDIDEGVAALERALSGAQGTPAVICDRLMRALGVDADHDDDVAVMVLQQPARTGADAELFHNAALELLGGIEAAPRARAFAQGVLASWRFPVELCDLGVLAASELVANSLQHGTPPMRLRLRRTDRRLIIEVTDGDDHLPRRRRAEPADETGRGISIVATIASAWGSRRTPGGGKAVWCEFALPDKAP, translated from the coding sequence GTGAACTTCACGCGCTGGAGCGCCCGGTTCCCCGGAACGCAGCGCCGCGCCGCCGCCCGGTCCGAACACGCCGCCGCCCAGGCCAAACGGGGCGAGGGCTCGGTCCCGGCCGCCCGCGGCGCCGCCGGCCATTCCGCGACCGGCCCGGACGGCTGCCCCGCCGACCACACGGTCCGCGGCACCGGTTCCGTCCCCGGCGCCGGCTGCGCACCGGCCGCCGCCGACGGTACGGCGACCCCCGCACCCTCCCTCGACGAGCTGTCCGTACGCGACGTCCTCGACCGCCTCCCGGCACTCGTCGCCCTCGTGCACGGCCCCGAGCACCGCGTCGCCTACGTCAACGACGCCTACACCGCGGGCTTCGGAGCCCGCGCCCCCGGCGCGCCCGCGCACCTGGCCCTCCCCGAGCTCGGCGACCTCGGTCTGCTCCCGCTCCTCGACCAGGTCCAGCGCAGCGGCAAGCCCCGTACGGCCAAGAACCGCACCGCACCCGGCGGCACCAGCTCGTACACGGTCACCTGCACCCCGATCGAGTTCCCCAAGACCAAGGCCGACGCCGACGGGTCCCACGCCCACGCCGGCGTCGGCGCCGCCTTCGGATCCGGATCCGCCACCGGATCCGAAGGCGAAGCGGAAGCCCACACCGGCACCGGCGTCCTGATCCACCTCGCCGACGTCACCGACCACGCCGAGGCCGTCGAACGGCTGCGCGCCAGCGAGCGCCGCCAGCGCGAGGCCGCCGTCACCCTCCAGCGCTCCCTCCTCCCCCAGGAACTCGAACAGCCCGACGACCTGCGCGTCGCCGCCACCTACCAGCCCGGCGGCACCGAAGCAGCCGTCGGCGGCGACTGGTACGACGTCATCACCCTCGGCGCCGGCCGCACGGCCCTCGTCATCGGTGACGTCATGGGCCGCGGTGTCCGCGCCGCCGCCGTCATGGGCCAGCTCCGCACCGCCGTCCGCGCGTACGCCCGCCTCGACCTGCCGCCCCACGAGGTCCTGCAGCTCCTCGACGGCCTCGCGGCCGAGATCGACGCCAGCCAGATCGCCACCTGCGTCTATGCCGTCCACGACCCCAACGAGGGCCTCCTCGCGTACGCCTCCGCAGGCCACCTCCCGATCCTCGTCCGCGACGAGGACGGCACCGTCCGCCGCGCCGCCGACCCCACCGGCCCGCCGCTCGGCACCGGCGGCTGGCTGCACACCTCGGGCACCATCGCCCTGGGCCCCGGCTCCACCGCCGTCCTCTATACCGACGGCCTGGTCGAGCGCCGTGGCGAGGACATCGACGAAGGCGTCGCCGCCCTGGAACGCGCCCTCTCCGGCGCCCAGGGCACTCCCGCCGTCATCTGCGACCGCCTGATGCGCGCCCTCGGCGTCGACGCAGACCACGACGACGACGTCGCCGTGATGGTCCTCCAGCAGCCCGCCCGCACCGGCGCCGACGCCGAGCTCTTCCACAACGCCGCCCTGGAACTCCTCGGCGGCATCGAGGCGGCCCCGCGCGCCCGCGCCTTCGCCCAGGGCGTCCTCGCCTCCTGGCGCTTCCCGGTGGAGCTGTGCGACCTCGGAGTCCTGGCCGCGAGCGAACTCGTCGCGAACTCCCTCCAGCACGGCACCCCGCCCATGCGCCTGCGCCTGCGCCGCACCGACCGCCGGCTGATCATCGAAGTCACCGACGGGGACGACCACCTCCCGCGCCGCCGCCGGGCCGAACCGGCCGACGAGACCGGCCGCGGTATCTCCATCGTCGCCACCATCGCCTCGGCCTGGGGCTCCCGCCGCACCCCCGGCGGCGGCAAGGCCGTCTGGTGCGAGTTCGCCCTCCCCGACAAGGCCCCGTAA
- a CDS encoding TetR/AcrR family transcriptional regulator — MHISDFHASATALSSAASATDSHGRLMAGGATTHGVGRSTPLRVDAQRNLEHVLRAAREVFGELGYGAPMEDVARRARVGVGTVYRRFPSKDVLVRRIAEEETSRLTEQARTALGQEEEPWQALSRFLRTSVASGAGRLLPPQVLRVGGPDEDGVDGADGAVDEAARVPHQRQVVPAGGAPDLRVVGAMRTGLDDEPSEDAGAGELLEVVGRLVDRAREAGALRADVTVADVLLVIATAAPALPDAAQQAAASARLLDILLEGLRSRTA, encoded by the coding sequence ATGCACATTTCCGATTTCCATGCTTCTGCCACCGCTCTGTCGTCGGCCGCTTCCGCGACCGACAGCCACGGGCGGCTGATGGCCGGCGGCGCCACCACACACGGTGTGGGCCGCTCCACGCCGCTGCGCGTCGACGCGCAGCGCAACCTCGAACACGTACTTCGCGCGGCCCGCGAGGTCTTCGGCGAGCTCGGTTACGGGGCTCCGATGGAGGACGTCGCACGACGCGCGCGGGTGGGCGTCGGCACCGTGTACCGACGGTTCCCCAGCAAGGACGTCCTCGTCCGGCGGATAGCCGAGGAGGAGACCTCGCGGCTGACCGAGCAGGCCCGCACGGCCCTCGGCCAAGAGGAGGAACCGTGGCAGGCGCTGTCGCGCTTCCTGCGCACCTCCGTGGCCTCGGGCGCCGGGCGGCTGCTGCCGCCCCAGGTGCTGCGGGTCGGCGGGCCCGATGAGGACGGGGTCGACGGCGCGGACGGGGCGGTCGACGAGGCCGCTCGGGTACCGCACCAGCGTCAGGTCGTCCCGGCCGGCGGGGCGCCCGATCTGCGGGTCGTCGGCGCCATGCGGACCGGCCTGGACGACGAGCCTTCGGAGGACGCCGGCGCGGGCGAGCTGCTCGAGGTCGTCGGCCGCCTTGTCGACCGCGCCCGGGAGGCCGGTGCGCTGCGCGCCGATGTCACGGTGGCCGATGTGCTGCTGGTGATCGCGACGGCCGCGCCCGCGCTGCCGGACGCGGCGCAGCAGGCGGCGGCTTCCGCCCGGCTGCTCGACATCCTGCTCGAAGGGCTGCGGTCCCGGACGGCGTAG
- a CDS encoding MFS transporter yields MTRVMGAAMRRIQAGNALTAFGIGFTVPFLYVYAAKVRELDPMWATGTFMAFALGALLALPFTGRVIDRRGPVPVVIGAAVVASFGALSLGLSTGVVAILLSALALGAGQAVMQPALATMIVRCSTPSTRTRAFALQFFMQNLGLGIGGLIGGLIVDESRPGSFTLLFSIEAVMFLVLAGVIATVRMPHVPAISTALAKDAAQAGGGWKRLLEHKAMVQFCVLGFVLFFACYGQFESGLAAFGTEAAGISPSTLGFALAANTGAIVLAQFVVLRLVENHRRSRVIALVGLLWTVAWIIAAFSGLGHGSAVMAAAAFVTTYALFGIGEAMLSPTLAPLVADLAPEGSVGQYNSAFALVKQMALALGPLGVPLAAAVPMLYIGIFVLVSLGIAGLALRLGKQLTPVQDNPSLAGSTVVVKRVKAAERVPA; encoded by the coding sequence GTGACCAGGGTGATGGGCGCTGCGATGCGGAGGATCCAGGCCGGGAACGCGTTGACCGCGTTCGGTATCGGCTTCACGGTTCCGTTCCTCTACGTCTACGCGGCGAAGGTACGAGAACTGGACCCCATGTGGGCGACGGGAACGTTCATGGCGTTCGCCCTCGGTGCGCTTCTCGCGCTGCCCTTCACCGGGCGGGTGATCGACCGGCGCGGTCCGGTCCCCGTCGTCATCGGTGCGGCCGTCGTCGCCTCGTTCGGCGCACTGTCGCTCGGGCTCTCCACGGGCGTGGTCGCGATCCTGCTCTCGGCGCTCGCGCTGGGTGCCGGCCAGGCCGTCATGCAGCCCGCGCTGGCCACGATGATCGTGCGGTGCTCCACCCCGTCCACCCGGACCCGTGCCTTCGCCCTCCAGTTCTTCATGCAGAACCTGGGTCTGGGCATCGGCGGTCTGATCGGCGGGCTCATCGTCGACGAGAGCCGTCCCGGCAGCTTCACCCTGCTCTTCAGCATCGAGGCCGTGATGTTCCTGGTGCTCGCCGGGGTCATCGCCACCGTGCGGATGCCCCACGTGCCGGCCATCAGCACCGCGCTGGCCAAGGACGCGGCCCAGGCGGGCGGCGGCTGGAAGCGGCTGCTGGAGCACAAGGCGATGGTGCAGTTCTGCGTCCTCGGCTTTGTGCTGTTCTTCGCCTGTTACGGACAGTTCGAGTCGGGGCTGGCCGCCTTCGGTACCGAGGCCGCCGGGATCTCCCCGTCCACGCTCGGTTTCGCGCTCGCCGCCAACACCGGTGCGATCGTGCTCGCCCAGTTCGTCGTGCTGCGGCTGGTCGAGAACCACCGCCGGTCCCGCGTGATCGCGCTCGTCGGTCTGCTCTGGACCGTGGCGTGGATCATCGCCGCGTTCTCCGGGCTGGGGCACGGCAGCGCGGTCATGGCCGCCGCCGCGTTCGTGACCACGTACGCCCTCTTCGGTATCGGCGAGGCCATGCTGTCGCCGACGCTGGCGCCGCTGGTGGCCGATCTGGCCCCGGAGGGTTCCGTGGGCCAGTACAACTCGGCCTTCGCGCTGGTCAAGCAGATGGCCCTGGCGCTCGGGCCGCTCGGTGTGCCGCTGGCCGCGGCCGTGCCGATGCTCTACATCGGGATCTTCGTTCTGGTCTCGCTCGGCATCGCCGGGCTGGCGCTGCGGCTCGGCAAGCAGCTCACGCCGGTGCAGGACAATCCCTCGCTGGCCGGGAGCACCGTCGTGGTGAAGCGGGTGAAGGCCGCCGAGCGCGTGCCCGCGTAG
- a CDS encoding MarR family winged helix-turn-helix transcriptional regulator, whose product MGDTPDGTAPVHEPSLDEQIAVYQREFQDLDPQVEKVVSALSRLNRRMNVAYGRQTAALGISNAEWEVLKALVLSGAPYRMGPSELAKQLGLTPAAMTHRIDRMTAEALVTRERDENNRVRVIVELTAEGRSKWLDAMRAATVFEEDLLQDLSTAERGVLGDMLTRLLDRVEDLQSPH is encoded by the coding sequence ATGGGTGACACCCCCGACGGCACTGCGCCCGTCCACGAGCCGAGCCTCGACGAACAGATCGCCGTCTATCAGCGCGAGTTCCAGGACCTCGACCCCCAGGTCGAGAAGGTCGTCTCGGCCCTCAGCCGCCTGAACCGCCGCATGAACGTCGCGTACGGCCGCCAGACCGCGGCCCTGGGCATCAGTAACGCGGAGTGGGAGGTCCTCAAGGCCCTCGTCCTCTCCGGAGCCCCGTACCGGATGGGCCCGAGCGAGCTCGCGAAGCAGCTGGGCCTCACGCCGGCGGCGATGACCCACCGGATCGACCGCATGACGGCGGAAGCACTGGTCACGCGCGAGCGGGACGAGAACAACCGCGTCCGCGTGATCGTGGAGCTCACCGCGGAAGGCCGCAGCAAGTGGCTCGACGCGATGCGCGCGGCGACGGTCTTCGAGGAGGATCTCCTCCAGGACCTCTCCACGGCGGAGCGGGGCGTGCTGGGCGACATGCTCACCCGCCTCCTGGACCGCGTAGAGGACCTCCAGTCCCCGCACTGA
- a CDS encoding NAD(P)/FAD-dependent oxidoreductase — protein sequence MKAANSRGTAPGTPPRTRILIVGGGYVGMYTALRLQRKLRADEAEVTVVTPEPYMTYQPFLPEAAAGSISPRHVVVPLRRVLPKCRIVIGEARHIDHAARTATVTTLATDEEGGGPVEIEYDELVLAPGSVSRTLPIPGLAEYAIGFKTVEEAIGLRNHVIEQMDIASSTRDPALRDAALTFVFVGGGYAGVEALGELEDMARYAARYYHNVKPEDMKWVLVEASDRILPEVGPEMGTYTIRELRRRGIDLRLETRLDSCENRIAVLSDGARFPTRTVVWTAGVKPHPILAASDLPKTDRGRIACTSFLTVEGVEHAWAAGDAASVPDITAPEKGVACAPNAQHAVRQAKVLADNLVSSLRGGLLTEYAHKYAGSVASLGLHKGVAHIYGRKLKGYPAWLMHRAYHLSRVPTLNRKTRVLAEWTLSGLFKREIVSLGSLEHPRAEFELAAGGGPKDPPKKSEG from the coding sequence GTGAAGGCTGCTAACTCCCGGGGCACGGCCCCCGGTACCCCGCCCCGTACGCGGATCCTCATCGTCGGCGGCGGCTACGTAGGCATGTACACGGCACTCCGGCTCCAGCGAAAGCTGAGAGCCGACGAGGCCGAGGTCACGGTGGTCACTCCCGAGCCGTACATGACGTACCAGCCCTTCCTCCCCGAAGCGGCTGCCGGCTCCATTTCCCCGCGCCACGTCGTGGTCCCGCTCCGCCGCGTCCTGCCGAAATGCCGCATCGTCATCGGCGAGGCCCGGCACATCGACCACGCCGCCCGGACCGCGACCGTCACCACCCTCGCCACCGACGAGGAGGGCGGCGGCCCCGTGGAGATCGAGTACGACGAACTGGTCCTCGCCCCCGGCTCCGTCTCCCGCACGCTCCCCATTCCGGGACTCGCCGAATACGCCATCGGATTCAAGACCGTGGAAGAGGCCATCGGCCTGCGCAATCACGTCATCGAACAGATGGACATCGCCTCCTCCACCCGCGATCCCGCCCTGCGCGACGCCGCCCTCACCTTCGTCTTCGTCGGCGGCGGCTACGCGGGCGTCGAGGCACTCGGCGAGCTGGAGGACATGGCCCGCTACGCCGCCCGCTACTACCACAACGTCAAGCCCGAGGACATGAAGTGGGTGCTGGTCGAGGCCAGCGACCGGATCCTCCCCGAGGTCGGCCCCGAGATGGGCACGTACACGATCCGCGAACTGCGCCGCCGCGGCATCGACCTGCGCCTGGAGACCCGGCTCGACTCCTGCGAGAACCGGATCGCCGTCCTCAGTGACGGCGCCCGCTTCCCCACGCGCACCGTCGTATGGACCGCCGGCGTCAAACCGCACCCGATCCTCGCCGCCAGCGACCTGCCCAAGACCGACCGCGGCCGCATCGCCTGCACTTCCTTCCTCACCGTCGAAGGAGTCGAGCACGCCTGGGCAGCCGGAGACGCCGCCTCCGTCCCCGACATCACCGCCCCCGAGAAGGGCGTCGCCTGCGCCCCCAACGCGCAGCACGCCGTCCGTCAGGCCAAGGTCCTCGCGGACAACCTCGTCTCGTCCCTGCGCGGCGGACTCCTCACCGAGTACGCCCACAAGTACGCGGGATCCGTGGCCTCCCTCGGACTCCACAAGGGCGTCGCCCACATCTACGGCCGCAAGCTCAAGGGCTACCCGGCCTGGCTCATGCACCGCGCCTACCACCTCAGCCGCGTCCCGACCCTGAACCGCAAGACGCGCGTGCTCGCCGAGTGGACGCTCTCCGGCCTCTTCAAGCGTGAGATCGTCTCGCTGGGATCCCTCGAACACCCCAGAGCAGAATTCGAACTCGCGGCGGGCGGAGGCCCCAAGGACCCTCCGAAGAAGAGCGAAGGCTGA